Proteins encoded within one genomic window of Arachis ipaensis cultivar K30076 chromosome B08, Araip1.1, whole genome shotgun sequence:
- the LOC107613952 gene encoding uncharacterized protein LOC107613952 isoform X2, which translates to MFDIWFGWSKASKCKRAMKRGRCRLKLLKNKREAIARQLRKDVAELIHCGHDETALNRVEQLIEDERLAAVYELLDHYCEFVLSQLSYIRRHRDCPNDINEAVSSLIYASARCGEIPELCVIRKLFGERYGDKFVTTAMELLLGNLVNNQLKENLSGNPVSEDLKLKMVDEIVRENCTQEQVLAIQYYPSWQQEQVKENKGYQVDPSETEEIERDLTCVDSSMSNPNDSCSSPKSTLIDVSAIVPAVQKYPPYILNSPLKKKTVNFTEVEDYGGDIEECEFSVSKDGTFQDQTLFKFRTSGQSKRGRKETQMTCYESNINRHESWSEKSSIRAYTKSKRANEVKRPRRRSASFESIGIMDIGYMVYYHKPWRSPSAHKHGTHRLRKDQKPSPDGISLSSYAQKRLKEKISQSCQSEDGTRRRSFDMRMSGCSLDQPCQFLLYDYDDDKPKKWIKATHFHQVSVDECCDCQPFMDDLVTTNITQRPRPNRNSYSGETKHNFLGSNEIETEYSVSMGNYASSKCSNARNTTCSLTRTETEANYSRAMSMPQDQRRSCGKDKMVRTYSCPNHVHPKLPEYDDIAAKFTALKRECQESKVQLQK; encoded by the exons ATGTTTGACATCTGGTTTGGTTGGTCCAAAGCTTCAAAATG taagAGAGCAATGAAAAGAGGGAGGTGCAGGCTGAAGCTGCTAAAGAACAAGAGGGAAGCAATTGCAAGGCAATTGAGAAAAGATGTGGCTGAACTCATACATTGTGGCCATGATGAAACTGCTCTTAACCGG GTTGAGCAGCTCATTGAAGATGAAAGGCTAGCTGCTGTATATGAATTGCTTGATCATTACTGTGAATTTGTTCTTTCTCAACTCTCCTATATCCGAAGGCACAG GGACTGTCCTAATGATATCAATGAAGCAGTTTCTAGTCTTATATATGCTTCTGCAAGATGTGGGGAGATTCCTGAGCTCTGTGTCATAAGGAAGCTATTTGGAGAGCGTTATGGTGACAAGTTTGTCACTACAGCTATGGAGCTACTTCTTGGAAATCTTGTAAACAATCAG TTAAAAGAGAACCTATCAGGAAATCCAGTGTCAGAAGATCTCAAGTTGAAAATGGTTGATGAAATAGTAAGGGAAAACTGCACACAAGAACAGGTTTTAGCCATTCAATACTACCCCAGTTGGCAACAAGAACAG GTCAAAGAAAACAAAGGTTATCAAGTAGATCCTTCAGAGACTGAAGAGATAGAAAGGGATCTTACATGTGTTGATTCATCTATGTCCAACCCAAATGACTCTTGTTCTTCACCAAAATCTACCTTAATTGATGTTTCTGCAATTGTACCTGCTGTTCAGAAATATCCTCCATATATCTTGAACTCtcctttgaaaaagaaaacagtgAACTTTACTGAGGTTGAGGATTATGGTGGTGACATTGAGGAATGTGAGTTTTCTGTATCAAAAGATGGTACTTTCCAGGACCAAACACTATTTAAGTTCAGAACCTCTGGCCAATCCAAGAGAGGACGAAAAGAAACTCAAATGACTTGTTATGAAAGCAACATAAATCGACACGAATCGTGGAGCGAAAAGTCAAGCATAAGGGCCTATACAAAGAGCAAAAGGGCAAATGAAGTTAAAAGGCCAAGAAGGAGATCAGCATCTTTTGAAAGCATAGGCATAATGGATATTGGATACATGGTATACTATCATAAGCCATGGAGAAGTCCCTCGGCGCATAAACATGGCACTCATCGCCTcagaaaggatcaaaagccttCGCCGGATGGAATTTCCCTATCAAGCTATGCTCAGAAGAGATTGAAGGAAAAGATTTCGCAGTCGTGTCAAAGTGAAGATGGCACAAGGAGAAGATCTTTCGACATGAGAATGAGTGGATGCAGCTTGGACCAACCTTGTCAATTTCTCCTctatgattatgatgatgataaACCAAAGAAATGGATCAAAGCTACACATTTTCATCAAGTTTCGGTTGATGAATGTTGTGATTGCCAACCCTTCATGGATGATTTAGTTACCACTAACATCACTCAGAGGCCGAGGCCGAATCGAAATAGTTATAGTGGTGAAACTAAGCATAATTTTCTTGGAAGCAATGAAATAGAAACAGAGTACTCTGTTTCAATGGGAAACTATGCTTCTTCCAAATGTTCCAATGCAAGGAATACTACTTGTTCCTTAACAAGAACAGAAACAGAAGCTAACTACTCGAGGGCCATGTCGATGCCTCAAGATCAGCGGCGCAGTTGTGGCAAAGACAAGATGGTTAGAACATACTCATGTCCAAATCATGTTCATCCAAAGTTGCCGGAGTATGATGACATAGCTGCAAAGTTCACAGCTCTAAAGAGAGAGTGCCAAGAAAGCAAAGTCCAGCTACAAAAGTAG
- the LOC107613952 gene encoding uncharacterized protein LOC107613952 isoform X1, with translation MFDIWFGWSKASKCKRAMKRGRCRLKLLKNKREAIARQLRKDVAELIHCGHDETALNRQQQVEQLIEDERLAAVYELLDHYCEFVLSQLSYIRRHRDCPNDINEAVSSLIYASARCGEIPELCVIRKLFGERYGDKFVTTAMELLLGNLVNNQLKENLSGNPVSEDLKLKMVDEIVRENCTQEQVLAIQYYPSWQQEQVKENKGYQVDPSETEEIERDLTCVDSSMSNPNDSCSSPKSTLIDVSAIVPAVQKYPPYILNSPLKKKTVNFTEVEDYGGDIEECEFSVSKDGTFQDQTLFKFRTSGQSKRGRKETQMTCYESNINRHESWSEKSSIRAYTKSKRANEVKRPRRRSASFESIGIMDIGYMVYYHKPWRSPSAHKHGTHRLRKDQKPSPDGISLSSYAQKRLKEKISQSCQSEDGTRRRSFDMRMSGCSLDQPCQFLLYDYDDDKPKKWIKATHFHQVSVDECCDCQPFMDDLVTTNITQRPRPNRNSYSGETKHNFLGSNEIETEYSVSMGNYASSKCSNARNTTCSLTRTETEANYSRAMSMPQDQRRSCGKDKMVRTYSCPNHVHPKLPEYDDIAAKFTALKRECQESKVQLQK, from the exons ATGTTTGACATCTGGTTTGGTTGGTCCAAAGCTTCAAAATG taagAGAGCAATGAAAAGAGGGAGGTGCAGGCTGAAGCTGCTAAAGAACAAGAGGGAAGCAATTGCAAGGCAATTGAGAAAAGATGTGGCTGAACTCATACATTGTGGCCATGATGAAACTGCTCTTAACCGG CAACAACAGGTTGAGCAGCTCATTGAAGATGAAAGGCTAGCTGCTGTATATGAATTGCTTGATCATTACTGTGAATTTGTTCTTTCTCAACTCTCCTATATCCGAAGGCACAG GGACTGTCCTAATGATATCAATGAAGCAGTTTCTAGTCTTATATATGCTTCTGCAAGATGTGGGGAGATTCCTGAGCTCTGTGTCATAAGGAAGCTATTTGGAGAGCGTTATGGTGACAAGTTTGTCACTACAGCTATGGAGCTACTTCTTGGAAATCTTGTAAACAATCAG TTAAAAGAGAACCTATCAGGAAATCCAGTGTCAGAAGATCTCAAGTTGAAAATGGTTGATGAAATAGTAAGGGAAAACTGCACACAAGAACAGGTTTTAGCCATTCAATACTACCCCAGTTGGCAACAAGAACAG GTCAAAGAAAACAAAGGTTATCAAGTAGATCCTTCAGAGACTGAAGAGATAGAAAGGGATCTTACATGTGTTGATTCATCTATGTCCAACCCAAATGACTCTTGTTCTTCACCAAAATCTACCTTAATTGATGTTTCTGCAATTGTACCTGCTGTTCAGAAATATCCTCCATATATCTTGAACTCtcctttgaaaaagaaaacagtgAACTTTACTGAGGTTGAGGATTATGGTGGTGACATTGAGGAATGTGAGTTTTCTGTATCAAAAGATGGTACTTTCCAGGACCAAACACTATTTAAGTTCAGAACCTCTGGCCAATCCAAGAGAGGACGAAAAGAAACTCAAATGACTTGTTATGAAAGCAACATAAATCGACACGAATCGTGGAGCGAAAAGTCAAGCATAAGGGCCTATACAAAGAGCAAAAGGGCAAATGAAGTTAAAAGGCCAAGAAGGAGATCAGCATCTTTTGAAAGCATAGGCATAATGGATATTGGATACATGGTATACTATCATAAGCCATGGAGAAGTCCCTCGGCGCATAAACATGGCACTCATCGCCTcagaaaggatcaaaagccttCGCCGGATGGAATTTCCCTATCAAGCTATGCTCAGAAGAGATTGAAGGAAAAGATTTCGCAGTCGTGTCAAAGTGAAGATGGCACAAGGAGAAGATCTTTCGACATGAGAATGAGTGGATGCAGCTTGGACCAACCTTGTCAATTTCTCCTctatgattatgatgatgataaACCAAAGAAATGGATCAAAGCTACACATTTTCATCAAGTTTCGGTTGATGAATGTTGTGATTGCCAACCCTTCATGGATGATTTAGTTACCACTAACATCACTCAGAGGCCGAGGCCGAATCGAAATAGTTATAGTGGTGAAACTAAGCATAATTTTCTTGGAAGCAATGAAATAGAAACAGAGTACTCTGTTTCAATGGGAAACTATGCTTCTTCCAAATGTTCCAATGCAAGGAATACTACTTGTTCCTTAACAAGAACAGAAACAGAAGCTAACTACTCGAGGGCCATGTCGATGCCTCAAGATCAGCGGCGCAGTTGTGGCAAAGACAAGATGGTTAGAACATACTCATGTCCAAATCATGTTCATCCAAAGTTGCCGGAGTATGATGACATAGCTGCAAAGTTCACAGCTCTAAAGAGAGAGTGCCAAGAAAGCAAAGTCCAGCTACAAAAGTAG
- the LOC107612441 gene encoding protein EPIDERMAL PATTERNING FACTOR 1 isoform X1 yields the protein MIMIMTTTMTRTYFCAAILFTLLMLMAYSPATIFARHITSFSLPGGDEHPVAVVANTKDGSNVGKERLFRGPDTLQVAGSRLPDCSRACGSCSPCRLVMVSFVCSSLQEAETCPIAYKCMCHNKSYPVP from the exons ATGATCATGATCATGACCACCACCATGACAAGGACCTACTTTTGTGCTGCTATATTATTCACCCTTCTAATGCTAATGGCTTATAGTCCCGCTACAATCTTTGCCAGGCACATAACCAGCTTTAGTTTGC CAGGTGGCGATGAGCATCCAGTTGCTGTAGTGGCAAACACAAAAGATGGAAGCAATGTGGGGAAAGAGAGGTTGTTTAGGGGACCGGACACTCTACAAGTGGCCGGTTCAAGGTTGCCGGATTGCTCGCGAGCCTGTGGATCTTGCTCTCCATGCCGGTTGGTGATGGTGAGCTTTGTTTGTTCATCCCTTCAAGAGGCAGAGACATGCCCTATAGCTTACAAGTGCATGTGCCATAACAAGTCCTACCCTGTCccttaa
- the LOC107612441 gene encoding protein EPIDERMAL PATTERNING FACTOR 1 isoform X2 has product MIMIMTTTMTRTYFCAAILFTLLMLMAYSPATIFARHITSFSLRGDEHPVAVVANTKDGSNVGKERLFRGPDTLQVAGSRLPDCSRACGSCSPCRLVMVSFVCSSLQEAETCPIAYKCMCHNKSYPVP; this is encoded by the exons ATGATCATGATCATGACCACCACCATGACAAGGACCTACTTTTGTGCTGCTATATTATTCACCCTTCTAATGCTAATGGCTTATAGTCCCGCTACAATCTTTGCCAGGCACATAACCAGCTTTAGTTTGC GTGGCGATGAGCATCCAGTTGCTGTAGTGGCAAACACAAAAGATGGAAGCAATGTGGGGAAAGAGAGGTTGTTTAGGGGACCGGACACTCTACAAGTGGCCGGTTCAAGGTTGCCGGATTGCTCGCGAGCCTGTGGATCTTGCTCTCCATGCCGGTTGGTGATGGTGAGCTTTGTTTGTTCATCCCTTCAAGAGGCAGAGACATGCCCTATAGCTTACAAGTGCATGTGCCATAACAAGTCCTACCCTGTCccttaa
- the LOC107610477 gene encoding NDR1/HIN1-like protein 6: protein MNSSHKSYVSLEDNNKDKKRGPPPPPRDGAGCCCWFMSCICWCLCFMLLLCVIFMAAVAIMYFVFRPQIPVYGIDSLQVKAFEMRNDSKLYTEMAVVVRCENPNKKIGFKYGEDNSVSIMYSDKELCAGKFEPFLQAAKNTVMINMTLKGEREVDSKEKEQFMAQQKEGKIPLVLIWKIPVTPVVGEHIHELWNVRVGANCSMVVDNIQKDKTPNISHKECSFAAHFWT, encoded by the coding sequence ATGAATTCCTCTCATAAAAGTTACGTGTCCTTAGAGGATAATAATAAAGACAAGAAAAGGGGTCCTCCGCCGCCGCCTCGTGACGGCGCCGGATGTTGTTGCTGGTTCATGAGTTGCATTTGCTGGTGCCTCTGCTTCATGCTACTTCTCTGCGTGATATTCATGGCGGCGGTTGCCATCATGTACTTCGTTTTCCGGCCTCAGATTCCGGTGTACGGCATTGACAGTCTCCAAGTGAAGGCTTTCGAAATGCGAAACGACAGCAAGCTTTACACTGAAATGGCGGTGGTTGTGAGGTGCGAGAATCCGAACAAGAAGATTGGATTCAAGTATGGAGAAGATAACTCCGTGAGCATAATGTATTCGGATAAGGAGCTTTGCGCgggaaagtttgaacctttcttGCAAGCGGCGAAGAACACGGTGATGATTAATATGACGCTGAAGGGGGAGAGGGAAGTGGATTCGAAAGAGAAAGAGCAGTTTATGGCGCAGCAGAAGGAAGGGAAGATTCCTTTGGTGCTGATTTGGAAGATTCCTGTAACCCCTGTGGTTGGTGAGCATATTCATGAGTTATGGAATGTTAGAGTTGGTGCTAATTGTTCAATGGTTGTTGATAATATCCAGAAAGATAAAACGCCTAATATCTCTCACAAAGAATGTAGCTTTGCTGCTCATTTCTGGACTTAA